Proteins from a genomic interval of Microbacterium esteraromaticum:
- a CDS encoding cysteine desulfurase family protein, which produces MRYYLDHAATTPLRQEARDAWLSATEVVGNAASTHAAGQDARRLLEESRERAAAVLGCEPIEIVFTSGGTESINTALHGLWRSRAPGSDAIVLPDGEHHATMDTVAALAAGDAADSAVVRSTPIDELGRIRLDAFAQALPGAALATALVANNEVGTVNDASALAAAAGAAHVPLHLDAVAACGHLPLSFRGLRGNAPPGAGLVAMSVAGHKIGAPVGTGALTVARSARIAPLLHGGGQQRGLRAGTQDVAGAAAFAEALEAAERERVDEHARLSALRDRLVTGIRSVVPSSVLLGDADDRLPGNAHLLFPGAVGESLLFLLDMAGISASTGSACQAGVAEPSHVVMAMGRGESDARSVLRFTLGRSSTDADVDAVLAVIADSVHRASPAGRS; this is translated from the coding sequence GTGCGGTACTACCTGGATCATGCGGCCACCACTCCGCTGCGCCAAGAGGCGCGCGACGCTTGGCTGAGCGCGACCGAGGTCGTCGGCAATGCGGCGTCCACGCACGCCGCCGGTCAGGACGCCAGGCGGTTGCTGGAGGAGTCGCGCGAGCGCGCCGCGGCCGTGCTCGGCTGCGAACCGATCGAGATCGTGTTCACCTCAGGGGGCACCGAGTCGATCAACACGGCGCTGCACGGCCTGTGGCGTTCGCGTGCGCCAGGATCGGATGCCATCGTGCTGCCTGATGGCGAGCATCACGCCACCATGGACACGGTTGCCGCGCTGGCGGCGGGGGATGCCGCCGATTCGGCGGTGGTGCGCAGCACCCCGATTGATGAGCTCGGACGCATTCGCCTCGACGCATTCGCGCAGGCGCTACCTGGCGCCGCGCTGGCGACGGCGCTGGTCGCGAACAACGAGGTCGGCACCGTCAATGATGCGTCCGCTCTGGCCGCCGCCGCGGGAGCTGCGCACGTGCCGCTGCATCTGGATGCCGTGGCCGCCTGCGGCCACCTGCCGCTGTCGTTTCGCGGGCTGCGCGGGAATGCTCCGCCCGGGGCTGGCCTGGTGGCCATGAGCGTCGCAGGCCACAAGATCGGCGCACCGGTCGGCACGGGCGCGCTCACGGTCGCGCGCAGCGCGCGCATCGCGCCGCTGCTGCACGGCGGCGGTCAACAGCGCGGGCTGCGTGCCGGGACGCAGGACGTCGCCGGAGCCGCCGCGTTCGCGGAGGCGCTCGAGGCGGCGGAGCGCGAACGCGTTGACGAGCACGCACGGCTGAGCGCTCTGCGCGACCGACTGGTCACGGGCATCCGCTCCGTCGTGCCGTCGTCGGTGCTGCTCGGCGATGCGGACGACCGACTCCCCGGCAACGCGCATCTGCTCTTTCCCGGCGCGGTGGGCGAGAGCCTGCTGTTCCTTCTCGATATGGCCGGCATCTCGGCATCCACGGGGTCGGCGTGCCAGGCCGGCGTGGCCGAGCCGTCGCACGTCGTGATGGCGATGGGGCGCGGCGAGTCCGACGCGCGCAGCGTGCTGCGCTTCACGCTGGGGCGATCCTCGACGGACGCCGACGTCGATGCGGTTCTCGCCGTGATCGCCGATTCCGTTCACCGCGCCTCTCCAGCCGGCCGCTCGTAG
- the mnmA gene encoding tRNA 2-thiouridine(34) synthase MnmA encodes MRVLAAMSGGVDSAVAAARAVDAGHDVVGVHLALSRAGGTLRTGSRGCCTIEDAMDARRTADLLGIPFYVWDFSERFREDVIEDFISEYQAGRTPNPCLRCNEKIKFAALLERAIELGFDAVCTGHYATLIEGEDGLQLHRASDAAKDQSYVLGVLNAEQIAHTYFPLGDTPSKALVRAEAAERGISVAQKPDSHDICFIPDGDTRGWLAEKVGTATGDVVDRTGAVVGTHEGAHAFTVGQRRGLRLGVPADDGKPRFVLEVRPVSNTVVVGPKEALAIAEIAGERFSWAGAAPMASEFACEVQIRAHADPVPARAFVSDAGVRVVPDSPLDGVAPGQSAVIYVGTRVLGQFTIDTTVSAVPIEA; translated from the coding sequence ATGCGAGTTCTGGCGGCGATGAGCGGTGGAGTCGACTCCGCGGTGGCGGCGGCGCGCGCCGTCGACGCCGGACATGACGTCGTGGGTGTGCATCTGGCACTGTCACGCGCCGGGGGCACGTTGCGCACCGGCAGTCGCGGATGCTGCACGATCGAGGATGCGATGGATGCCCGCCGTACCGCCGATCTGCTGGGCATCCCGTTCTACGTGTGGGACTTCTCAGAGCGCTTCCGCGAGGACGTCATCGAGGACTTCATCTCGGAGTACCAGGCCGGACGCACCCCCAACCCGTGCCTGCGGTGCAACGAGAAGATCAAGTTCGCCGCGCTGCTCGAACGGGCGATCGAACTGGGCTTCGACGCTGTCTGCACCGGGCACTACGCCACCCTGATCGAGGGGGAGGACGGCCTGCAGCTGCATCGGGCCTCCGACGCCGCGAAGGACCAGTCGTATGTGCTGGGTGTGCTCAACGCCGAGCAGATTGCGCACACGTACTTCCCGTTGGGCGACACGCCGTCGAAGGCGCTCGTGCGCGCGGAGGCTGCCGAGCGCGGCATCAGCGTGGCGCAGAAGCCCGACAGCCACGACATCTGTTTCATCCCCGACGGCGACACCCGCGGCTGGCTCGCCGAGAAGGTCGGTACGGCCACCGGCGACGTCGTCGACCGCACCGGTGCCGTGGTCGGCACGCACGAGGGCGCGCACGCGTTCACGGTGGGACAGCGGCGCGGACTGCGTCTGGGCGTGCCCGCCGACGACGGCAAGCCGCGTTTCGTGCTCGAAGTGCGACCGGTGTCGAACACCGTCGTCGTGGGGCCGAAGGAGGCGCTTGCGATCGCCGAGATCGCGGGCGAGCGCTTCTCGTGGGCGGGAGCCGCGCCGATGGCATCCGAGTTCGCGTGTGAAGTGCAGATCCGCGCGCACGCCGACCCCGTGCCGGCCCGCGCGTTCGTGTCGGATGCCGGTGTGCGCGTCGTGCCCGATTCGCCGCTCGACGGAGTCGCGCCGGGTCAGAGCGCCGTGATCTACGTGGGCACGCGGGTACTCGGCCAGTTCACGATCGATACGACGGTCTCGGCGGTTCCCATCGAAGCCTGA
- the ligA gene encoding NAD-dependent DNA ligase LigA, translating to MSENITLSDARVEVEELTARILEAKEAYYGRDTSMVDDATYDGWMRRLEELERLHPELRGQDSPTQMVGAAEATGLDTIEHAERMLSLDNVFSLDELREWQQKTQGAAGRDVAWLTELKIDGLAINLRYENGVLTSAATRGDGRVGEIVTENALRLASIPERLSGAGHPEIVEVRGEVFIPVAAFERLNAAQADFRERAYAETLHRWEARSGAKRPFDEEKARTAAARRFPSFANPRNAASGGLRQQIDKKSGLELEAGLLRIDSLALYVHGIGAWQDPPVQAQSEVYELLAGWGLPTSPHTKVCHSIDEVADFVAYFGEHRHDIEHELDGIVVKVDELALHDELGMTSRAPRWAIAYKYPPEEVQTRLLDIVVSVGRTGRATPFAVMAPAHVAGSVVRQATLHNRDVVKAKGVLIGDTVVLRKAGDVIPEVLGPVVDKRDGSEREFVMPVECPECGTPLRPMKEGDIDLRCPNARSCPAQVRGRVEHIGSRGALDVEVLGEVTAAALTQPSFPATPPLVTEAGLFSLTLEQIVPIEVIVRDAETGQPKIDEETGEPVRRWPFQKQGPAQYPPGSEHMDAAERRRAGIRKDYRETLPSGAAVKLLAELEKAKGKELWRLLVSLNIRHVGPVAARALAQWFGSLDVIRAATRDELAAVEGVGEIIADSLRDWFEVDWHRDIIEQWTAAGVQWATPGHPGPGAVAVEGGVLDGLTVVATGSLDGFTREGAQEAILAAGGKAASSVSKKTDFVAAGPGAGSKLAKAEALGIRVLDAAQFRVLVTEGPDALDG from the coding sequence GTGTCAGAGAACATCACGCTGTCAGACGCCCGCGTCGAGGTCGAGGAGCTGACTGCCCGCATTCTCGAGGCGAAAGAGGCGTACTACGGCCGCGACACCTCGATGGTGGACGACGCGACGTACGACGGATGGATGCGCAGGCTCGAAGAGCTCGAACGTCTGCATCCCGAGCTTCGGGGGCAGGACTCGCCGACGCAGATGGTCGGCGCTGCGGAGGCCACCGGTCTCGACACCATCGAGCACGCCGAACGGATGCTGAGCCTCGACAACGTGTTCTCTCTCGACGAGTTGCGCGAGTGGCAGCAGAAGACGCAGGGTGCGGCCGGCCGCGACGTCGCCTGGCTCACCGAGCTCAAGATCGATGGCCTGGCGATCAACCTGCGGTACGAGAACGGCGTGTTGACGTCTGCGGCGACCCGTGGCGATGGACGCGTCGGCGAGATCGTGACCGAGAACGCGCTCAGGCTCGCCTCGATTCCCGAGCGGCTGAGCGGGGCGGGACATCCCGAGATCGTCGAGGTGCGCGGCGAGGTGTTCATCCCGGTCGCGGCATTCGAAAGACTCAACGCGGCGCAGGCGGACTTCCGCGAACGTGCATACGCTGAGACCCTGCACCGCTGGGAAGCGCGCAGCGGGGCGAAACGTCCGTTCGACGAAGAAAAGGCGCGCACCGCTGCGGCGCGCCGGTTCCCCTCGTTCGCGAACCCGCGCAACGCCGCCAGCGGGGGACTCCGGCAGCAGATCGACAAGAAGAGCGGCCTCGAGCTCGAAGCCGGCCTACTGCGCATCGATTCGCTGGCGCTGTACGTGCACGGCATCGGGGCATGGCAGGACCCGCCCGTGCAGGCGCAGAGCGAGGTGTACGAGCTCCTTGCCGGCTGGGGTCTGCCGACCAGTCCGCACACGAAGGTCTGCCACAGCATCGACGAGGTCGCCGACTTCGTGGCGTACTTCGGTGAGCACCGCCACGACATCGAGCATGAGCTCGACGGCATCGTCGTCAAGGTCGATGAGCTTGCGCTGCACGACGAACTGGGCATGACCAGCCGGGCGCCCCGCTGGGCCATCGCCTACAAGTACCCGCCCGAAGAGGTGCAGACCCGGCTGCTCGACATCGTCGTCTCGGTGGGGCGCACCGGGCGCGCGACGCCCTTCGCGGTCATGGCACCGGCGCATGTCGCGGGATCGGTCGTGCGTCAGGCGACCCTGCACAACAGAGACGTCGTCAAGGCCAAGGGTGTGCTCATTGGCGACACCGTGGTGCTGCGCAAGGCCGGAGATGTGATTCCCGAGGTGCTCGGACCGGTTGTCGACAAGCGCGATGGCAGCGAGCGGGAGTTCGTGATGCCCGTCGAGTGCCCCGAGTGCGGTACGCCGCTGCGGCCGATGAAAGAGGGCGATATCGATCTGCGCTGTCCGAACGCGCGCTCGTGCCCGGCCCAGGTGCGGGGGCGCGTAGAGCACATTGGCTCGCGCGGCGCTCTCGACGTCGAGGTGCTCGGCGAGGTGACCGCGGCCGCGCTGACGCAGCCGAGCTTTCCGGCCACGCCGCCGCTGGTGACCGAGGCAGGATTGTTTTCGCTGACGCTGGAGCAGATCGTGCCGATTGAGGTGATCGTGCGCGACGCCGAGACGGGGCAACCCAAGATCGACGAAGAGACCGGTGAACCGGTGCGACGGTGGCCTTTCCAGAAGCAGGGCCCCGCGCAGTACCCGCCGGGCAGCGAGCACATGGACGCCGCGGAACGGCGTCGCGCCGGAATCCGCAAGGACTATCGCGAGACGTTGCCCTCGGGCGCGGCGGTCAAGCTGCTCGCCGAGCTCGAGAAGGCGAAGGGCAAGGAGCTGTGGCGGCTACTCGTGTCGCTGAACATCCGCCATGTCGGCCCTGTGGCCGCACGCGCACTCGCGCAGTGGTTCGGATCGTTGGATGTCATCCGCGCGGCAACGCGAGACGAGCTCGCCGCGGTCGAGGGTGTGGGCGAGATCATCGCCGACTCGCTTCGGGACTGGTTCGAGGTCGATTGGCACCGCGACATCATCGAGCAGTGGACCGCTGCGGGTGTGCAGTGGGCGACGCCCGGGCATCCGGGTCCCGGCGCGGTCGCCGTCGAAGGGGGCGTTCTGGACGGCCTCACGGTGGTGGCCACGGGCTCGCTCGATGGCTTCACGCGGGAAGGTGCGCAGGAGGCCATTCTCGCGGCGGGCGGCAAAGCAGCCTCCAGCGTCTCGAAAAAGACCGATTTCGTGGCCGCCGGCCCCGGTGCCGGCTCCAAGCTCGCGAAGGCCGAGGCGCTGGGCATTCGTGTACTCGACGCGGCCCAGTTCCGCGTGCTGGTGACAGAAGGGCCGGACGCGCTGGATGGCTGA
- a CDS encoding GNAT family N-acetyltransferase — translation MTENAADVTLVDLTTGDARWAQALPVLQELRPHLTAELLAQVLREGEPQGLRFTAVFTEDRCVAVAGWRVIANTSAIRKLYIDDLSTAASERSRGYGALLLRELRNRAAAAGCRVLDLDSGVQRFDAHRFYLRERMDIVSHHFAQRLG, via the coding sequence ATGACTGAGAACGCTGCTGACGTGACCCTGGTGGATCTCACGACGGGCGATGCCCGTTGGGCGCAGGCGCTGCCTGTGCTGCAGGAGTTGCGTCCGCATCTCACTGCGGAGCTGCTCGCACAGGTGCTCCGCGAGGGGGAGCCGCAGGGGTTGCGTTTCACCGCCGTGTTCACCGAAGATCGGTGCGTCGCTGTGGCTGGATGGCGGGTCATCGCCAACACCAGCGCGATCCGCAAGCTCTACATTGACGACCTCTCGACCGCGGCATCGGAGCGCTCGCGCGGGTATGGAGCGCTGCTGCTCCGCGAACTGCGCAACCGCGCCGCCGCTGCCGGATGCCGGGTGCTCGATCTCGACTCCGGGGTGCAGCGCTTCGACGCGCACCGGTTCTATTTGCGCGAGCGGATGGACATCGTCTCGCATCACTTCGCGCAACGGCTCGGCTGA
- a CDS encoding HNH endonuclease signature motif containing protein, translating to MTAVMDVTVEQVTTLDELVELAQSIEQSISSMQAARDGVLALASRWALDAAGEVDEADLTLRTVAAELGAALGVSDRTVQRRMLAAEQVVERFPRVWAAQAAGAISAGHTRVIVEAGEHIDDAESRDRYAARVLEVASGESPNRTRPIAERLAQQHQPKSLDERHEDARELRGAWVSDHPDAMAELHVFGPSVLVHGAFDRLTSKAKTNTRAVASGPHRQAEALSEPLPGTAFGPAATHDAHVAIAEDVRTLAQRRFDLAMYLLLTGAPAGHDTDDGLLAAIRPRVSVTIPFLTLMGRDATDLHHLRGKVRCDVVGGGCADAGGGASDNNARTGDAAVIGVRGGVNAELDGHGPIDTHSARVLAGAASGWNRLLTHPITGMLLAVDRYRPSEQLRRHLRARDQRCRFPTCGMPAIDSDVDHTQDAAFGGATEESNLGALCRRHHVLKHHSPWMVEQRESGILEWHSPTGRVYVDRPPPQNTVTFTETALTEADTQRNDSGGDGANPSPARSAAPF from the coding sequence ATGACGGCGGTGATGGATGTGACGGTGGAGCAGGTGACCACGCTCGATGAGCTGGTCGAGCTCGCGCAGTCCATCGAGCAGTCGATCAGCAGCATGCAGGCGGCACGTGACGGAGTGCTCGCACTGGCCAGCCGTTGGGCGCTGGACGCGGCGGGTGAGGTCGACGAGGCCGACCTCACGTTGCGGACGGTGGCAGCTGAGCTCGGCGCGGCGCTGGGTGTCAGCGACCGAACAGTGCAACGGCGCATGCTCGCTGCAGAACAGGTTGTCGAACGCTTTCCGCGCGTGTGGGCGGCTCAGGCCGCCGGCGCGATCAGCGCCGGGCACACCAGGGTGATCGTCGAGGCGGGGGAGCACATCGACGATGCGGAGTCACGTGACCGATACGCCGCGCGCGTGCTGGAGGTCGCGAGCGGTGAGTCGCCGAATCGCACACGGCCCATCGCCGAGCGGTTGGCTCAGCAGCACCAGCCGAAGTCGCTCGACGAACGGCATGAGGATGCCCGTGAACTCCGCGGCGCGTGGGTCAGCGACCACCCGGACGCCATGGCGGAACTGCACGTGTTCGGACCGTCCGTTCTTGTGCACGGCGCATTCGACAGGCTCACGTCGAAGGCGAAGACCAACACCCGTGCGGTGGCCAGCGGTCCGCATCGGCAGGCTGAGGCGTTATCTGAACCGCTGCCCGGCACTGCGTTCGGCCCGGCGGCGACACACGACGCCCACGTCGCGATAGCTGAGGATGTCCGCACGCTCGCGCAGCGACGCTTCGACCTGGCCATGTACCTGCTGCTGACCGGCGCACCGGCCGGGCACGACACGGACGACGGGCTGCTCGCCGCCATCCGGCCGCGGGTCAGCGTGACGATCCCGTTCCTTACGCTGATGGGCCGCGACGCCACTGACCTTCACCATCTGCGCGGCAAGGTTCGTTGCGACGTCGTTGGCGGCGGATGCGCTGACGCCGGTGGTGGCGCTAGTGACAACAACGCCCGTACTGGTGACGCCGCGGTCATCGGCGTGCGCGGAGGCGTCAACGCAGAACTGGACGGGCACGGCCCGATCGACACGCATTCCGCGCGCGTACTCGCCGGCGCCGCGTCGGGATGGAACCGACTGCTCACCCACCCGATCACGGGGATGCTGCTCGCCGTCGACCGGTACCGGCCCAGCGAGCAGCTTCGCCGTCATCTGCGAGCCAGAGACCAACGATGCCGGTTCCCCACGTGCGGTATGCCGGCCATAGACAGCGATGTCGACCACACACAGGACGCCGCCTTCGGCGGCGCCACCGAGGAGAGCAACCTCGGGGCGCTGTGCCGCCGACATCATGTGCTGAAACACCATTCCCCATGGATGGTGGAGCAACGGGAGAGCGGAATCCTCGAGTGGCACAGCCCCACGGGTCGGGTCTATGTCGACCGGCCACCTCCGCAGAACACTGTCACCTTCACCGAGACCGCGCTGACCGAAGCTGATACGCAGCGCAACGACAGCGGCGGCGACGGCGCGAATCCATCACCGGCACGATCCGCCGCCCCGTTCTGA
- a CDS encoding DEAD/DEAH box helicase, with amino-acid sequence MPAPDSSTDSGEAVAEQSSTPGFDDLGISGPVLGAIRELGYETPSPIQAATIPLLLQGRDVLGTAQTGTGKTAAFALPVLENLDLAQKTPQALVLAPTRELALQVCEAFESYASRMKGVHVLPVYGGQGYGVQLSALRRGVHIVVGTPGRIMDHQAKGTLDLSELKYLVLDEADEMLKMGFAEDVEQILAQTPSDKQVALFSATMPPAIRRLAQQYLNAPEEVAIKGKTSTNQNITQRYLVVSYAQKVDALTRILEVENFDGMIVFVRTKNETETLAEKLRARGYSAAAINGDVPQVQRERSVNQLKDGKLDILVATDVAARGLDVERISHVVNFDIPTDTESYVHRIGRTGRAGRSGDAISFITPRERYLLKHIEKATRQQPAQMQLPTTEDVNTTRLARFDDAITAALGETARIEGFRDIIAHYVRNNDVPEADVAAALAVVAQGETPLLLDPADDALAKSVERDNRPPRERQERSDRAPRERRGRGDYTPYRIEVGRRHRVEPRQIVGALANEGGLGRDDFGAIAIKPDFSIVELPVTMSPAVLDKLRDTRISGKLIEIKPDRGVPSRRAPRDDRRGGYQGSRDRGGYQRDDRSGRDDRGYQRDDRGGRDDRGYQRDDRGGRGRDFRDEGGTRKPRHKKD; translated from the coding sequence GTGCCTGCCCCCGACTCCTCCACCGACTCCGGAGAGGCCGTCGCCGAGCAGTCGTCGACGCCCGGCTTCGATGACCTCGGCATCAGTGGCCCGGTGCTCGGCGCCATCCGCGAACTGGGCTATGAGACGCCCTCTCCCATTCAGGCGGCGACGATTCCGCTGCTGTTGCAGGGCCGCGACGTGCTCGGCACCGCGCAGACCGGCACCGGCAAGACGGCCGCGTTCGCACTACCTGTGCTCGAGAACCTCGATCTGGCGCAGAAGACCCCGCAGGCGCTGGTGCTCGCACCCACGCGAGAACTGGCGCTGCAGGTGTGTGAGGCGTTCGAGTCGTACGCGTCCCGCATGAAGGGCGTTCATGTGCTGCCGGTGTACGGCGGTCAGGGTTACGGCGTGCAGTTGTCGGCCTTGCGTCGCGGCGTCCACATCGTCGTCGGCACTCCTGGGCGCATCATGGATCACCAGGCCAAGGGAACGCTCGACCTGTCGGAGCTGAAGTACCTGGTGCTCGACGAAGCCGACGAGATGCTCAAGATGGGCTTTGCCGAAGACGTCGAGCAGATCCTCGCGCAGACCCCGAGCGATAAGCAGGTCGCGCTGTTCTCGGCGACGATGCCTCCGGCGATCCGCCGACTCGCTCAGCAGTACCTCAACGCGCCCGAAGAAGTTGCCATCAAGGGCAAGACCAGCACGAACCAGAACATCACGCAGCGCTACCTGGTGGTGTCGTACGCGCAGAAGGTGGATGCCCTCACGCGCATCCTCGAGGTCGAGAACTTCGACGGCATGATCGTGTTCGTCCGCACCAAGAACGAGACCGAGACGCTCGCTGAGAAGCTGCGTGCCCGCGGGTATTCGGCGGCGGCCATCAACGGCGACGTTCCGCAGGTGCAGCGCGAGCGTTCGGTGAACCAGCTCAAGGACGGCAAGCTCGACATTCTCGTCGCCACTGACGTCGCGGCCCGTGGTCTTGACGTGGAGCGCATCAGCCATGTGGTGAACTTCGACATTCCCACCGACACCGAGTCGTACGTGCACCGCATCGGACGCACTGGCCGTGCCGGCCGGTCGGGTGATGCGATCAGCTTCATCACGCCGCGTGAACGCTATCTGCTCAAGCACATTGAGAAGGCGACCCGTCAGCAGCCCGCCCAGATGCAACTGCCAACGACCGAAGACGTCAACACCACACGCCTGGCCCGCTTCGATGATGCGATCACTGCTGCGCTCGGCGAGACGGCGCGTATCGAAGGCTTCCGCGACATCATCGCGCACTATGTGCGCAATAACGATGTGCCCGAGGCTGATGTGGCTGCGGCTCTCGCCGTCGTGGCACAGGGCGAAACGCCGTTGCTCCTGGATCCGGCCGACGACGCACTGGCGAAGTCGGTTGAACGGGACAACCGTCCTCCGCGTGAACGGCAGGAGCGTTCGGACCGTGCTCCACGTGAGCGTCGCGGGCGGGGCGACTACACGCCGTACCGCATCGAGGTCGGGCGCCGCCACCGGGTGGAGCCGCGACAGATCGTCGGAGCACTCGCGAACGAGGGCGGCCTGGGACGCGATGACTTCGGTGCCATTGCGATCAAGCCCGACTTCTCAATTGTTGAACTTCCTGTGACGATGAGCCCCGCTGTGCTGGACAAGCTGCGCGACACCCGTATCTCGGGGAAGCTGATCGAGATCAAGCCCGACCGCGGAGTGCCGAGCCGGCGTGCGCCGCGCGACGACCGCCGCGGCGGCTACCAGGGATCGCGTGATCGTGGGGGCTACCAGCGGGACGACCGCAGCGGGCGCGACGACCGCGGATACCAGCGGGACGACCGTGGCGGGCGCGACGACCGCGGATACCAGCGGGACGACCGTGGCGGGCGCGGTCGCGACTTCCGCGATGAAGGCGGCACCCGCAAGCCGCGCCACAAGAAGGACTGA
- a CDS encoding long-chain-fatty-acid--CoA ligase, translating into MTTFDPPRPWTASYADSVPEDLPPVTGSLIDIVEASVRDYPDAPALQFFGRETTYRDMQDAIERAAAGLRDLGVGPGDPVAIVLPNCPQHIIAFYAVLRLGAVVVEHNPLYTARELRKQFEDHGAPHAIVWSKVVETVQQFPDDLKVTNLISVDVTTAMPFMTRLALKLPIAKARESRQALTAKVRGAISWDQLVASAPLPASHPRPQTDDLAIIQYTSGTTGTPKGASLTHRNLLANAAQARVWVPSITRGDGCVVYAVLPMFHAYGLTLCLTFAMSMGARLVLFPKFDPDMVLEVAKKHPATFLPLVPPIAERLLAAAKEKGVSLAGTEVAISGAMALPHELVVPFEEASGGYLVEGYGLSECSPVLMANPVAEHRVAGTIGLPLPGTECRVVDPENPTVDVPAGSPGELIVRGPQVFSGYYGKPEATEAVFVDGWFRTGDIVTIDEKGFVRIVDRIKELIITGGFNVAPTEVEGALRQHPDVVDAAVVGLPSEHSGEEVVAAIVVDAGVDPDIESIREFARGILTPYKVPRRLFVVDELPRSLIGKVLRRQVKERLLELTGGGQR; encoded by the coding sequence GTGACGACGTTCGATCCCCCGCGCCCCTGGACCGCCAGCTACGCAGACAGCGTTCCCGAGGATCTTCCCCCGGTGACCGGGTCTCTCATCGACATCGTGGAAGCGTCGGTGCGCGACTACCCGGATGCCCCGGCCCTGCAGTTCTTCGGGCGCGAGACCACCTACCGCGACATGCAGGACGCGATCGAGCGCGCCGCAGCCGGTCTGCGCGATCTCGGCGTCGGCCCCGGCGACCCCGTCGCCATCGTGCTGCCCAACTGCCCGCAGCACATCATCGCCTTCTACGCGGTGCTGCGCCTCGGCGCGGTGGTCGTCGAGCACAACCCGCTGTACACCGCTCGCGAGCTGCGCAAGCAGTTCGAGGACCACGGAGCCCCGCACGCGATCGTCTGGAGCAAGGTCGTCGAGACCGTGCAGCAGTTCCCCGACGATCTGAAGGTGACGAACCTGATCTCGGTCGATGTCACCACGGCTATGCCCTTCATGACGCGACTCGCTCTGAAGCTGCCGATCGCGAAGGCCCGCGAGTCGCGCCAGGCGCTGACGGCCAAGGTGCGCGGCGCGATCAGCTGGGATCAGCTGGTGGCATCCGCTCCGCTGCCCGCGTCGCACCCGCGTCCGCAGACCGATGACCTCGCGATCATCCAGTACACCTCGGGAACGACAGGCACCCCCAAGGGCGCATCGCTGACGCACCGCAACCTGCTCGCCAATGCCGCGCAGGCCCGGGTCTGGGTACCCTCGATCACGCGCGGCGACGGCTGCGTCGTCTACGCGGTGCTGCCGATGTTCCACGCATACGGACTGACGCTGTGCCTGACGTTCGCGATGTCGATGGGTGCGCGGCTCGTGCTGTTCCCCAAGTTCGACCCCGACATGGTGCTGGAGGTCGCGAAGAAGCACCCGGCGACGTTCCTGCCGCTCGTGCCGCCGATCGCCGAGCGTCTGCTGGCGGCCGCGAAAGAGAAGGGCGTCTCGCTCGCGGGCACCGAAGTGGCGATCTCTGGGGCCATGGCGCTTCCCCACGAGCTGGTCGTGCCCTTCGAGGAGGCCAGCGGTGGATACCTGGTGGAGGGCTATGGCCTGAGCGAGTGCTCGCCCGTGCTGATGGCGAACCCGGTGGCCGAGCACCGTGTCGCCGGCACGATCGGGCTGCCCCTGCCCGGCACCGAGTGCCGCGTGGTCGACCCCGAGAATCCCACCGTAGATGTGCCAGCCGGGTCGCCCGGAGAGCTGATCGTGCGCGGCCCCCAGGTGTTCTCCGGCTACTACGGCAAGCCGGAAGCCACCGAGGCGGTCTTCGTCGACGGCTGGTTCCGCACCGGCGACATCGTGACGATCGATGAGAAGGGCTTCGTGCGAATCGTAGATCGCATCAAAGAGCTCATCATCACGGGCGGGTTCAACGTCGCCCCCACCGAGGTGGAGGGCGCGCTGCGTCAGCACCCCGATGTCGTGGATGCGGCGGTCGTCGGTCTGCCGAGCGAACACTCCGGCGAGGAGGTGGTCGCCGCGATCGTGGTGGATGCCGGTGTCGACCCCGACATCGAGTCGATCCGTGAGTTCGCGCGCGGAATTCTCACGCCCTACAAGGTGCCGCGACGGCTGTTCGTCGTCGATGAGCTGCCTCGTTCACTGATCGGCAAGGTGCTGCGCCGCCAGGTGAAGGAGCGTCTTCTGGAGCTGACCGGCGGCGGACAGCGGTGA
- the gatC gene encoding Asp-tRNA(Asn)/Glu-tRNA(Gln) amidotransferase subunit GatC, whose amino-acid sequence MSEITPDLVRHLGVLARIKLTDDEVTQLTGQLDAIVDNIAKVSEVATPDVAATSHPIPLSNVFRPDEVGLTLTPEQTLQNAPDAADGRFRVTAILGEEQ is encoded by the coding sequence GTGTCAGAAATCACCCCCGATCTCGTGCGCCATCTCGGCGTGCTCGCGCGCATCAAGCTCACCGACGACGAGGTGACCCAGCTGACCGGTCAGCTGGACGCCATCGTCGACAACATCGCCAAGGTGTCGGAGGTGGCGACGCCCGATGTGGCGGCCACCAGCCATCCGATCCCGCTGAGCAACGTCTTCCGCCCCGATGAGGTCGGCCTGACGCTCACGCCCGAGCAGACCCTGCAGAACGCACCGGATGCCGCCGACGGCCGCTTCCGCGTCACGGCCATCCTGGGAGAAGAGCAGTGA